One window of Candidatus Limnocylindria bacterium genomic DNA carries:
- a CDS encoding CsbD family protein — protein MKDSTHDKMEGKWDETKGKVKEEAGKLGGDRSTEIGGKLDQAKGKGKQVIGEVKEDVEDVNR, from the coding sequence ATGAAGGACTCCACACACGACAAGATGGAAGGCAAGTGGGACGAGACCAAGGGCAAGGTCAAGGAAGAGGCCGGCAAGCTCGGCGGCGACCGCTCGACCGAGATCGGCGGCAAGCTCGACCAGGCCAAGGGCAAGGGCAAGCAGGTCATTGGTGAGGTCAAGGAAGACGTCGAGGACGTCAACCGCTAG
- a CDS encoding MMPL family transporter gives MLEGWGRFVHRRRWAVLGVSLAILALSALLLAQGGDLRNPDTIPSTESGRASQLLTSELPRPTGAPAGASFTLLFRSERLAVKDPAYQQAVVDALVPLRADARVTSIRTYYDTPTPSLLSRDGHGMLAFVQLKDPRSVAEVYFEDLRALVRSDSLTILATGGLPINRDFDVILDRDLQRAEIVSLPVALILMLIVFGTVVGALVPLGVGVLAIVGGLGGVFLLTRFTDVSTYALNIVTLIGLGTSIDYSLFIVSRFREELAAGASREDALARSMGTAGRAVVFSGLTVAIGLSGLLFFEGTFLASLGLAGAIVVAVAVVYALTFLPALLAILGPRVNAWRLPFPRREQSATGLWHSIATAVMRRPLLVLVPTVAFVLAAGSPFLHIRLANADTTALPPGSESRRGYDMLVRDFPGQEQSAFPIVLYFADGDPLRSGRDAEVFALSRKIATLPDVLRVEAPFDDSGHLLPAAAVTGPHIAVIRVITARPASSDAARDLVRAIRALPDPAGGEILVSGQTAFDLDTIDFVATHAVRAVAFIVVLTYMALFLLLGSVVLPLKAVLMNLLSISASFGAMVWVFVDGHLSQLMNFTPQALDPSVPVILFCIVFGLSMDYEVLLLSRIQEEYKRTGDNTHAVAEGLERSGRLITAAAAIMVAVFTGFALADVVIIKSIGLGMAVAVALDATLVRALIVPAAMRLLGGLNWWAPGPIARAHRWLVLAGRRPA, from the coding sequence ATGCTGGAGGGCTGGGGAAGGTTCGTGCACCGCCGACGCTGGGCCGTGCTCGGCGTGTCGCTCGCGATCCTGGCTCTGAGCGCCCTTCTCCTCGCCCAGGGCGGCGATCTCCGCAATCCCGACACGATCCCGTCGACCGAGTCCGGGAGGGCGTCGCAGCTCCTTACCAGCGAGCTTCCACGACCGACCGGCGCGCCGGCGGGAGCGTCGTTCACTCTCCTGTTCCGCAGCGAGAGGCTCGCGGTCAAGGACCCGGCGTACCAGCAGGCCGTCGTCGACGCGCTCGTTCCGCTGCGCGCAGACGCGCGCGTCACGAGCATCCGCACCTACTACGACACGCCGACGCCCAGCCTGCTGTCCCGCGACGGGCACGGCATGCTCGCGTTCGTCCAGCTGAAGGACCCACGCTCGGTCGCAGAGGTCTACTTCGAAGACCTGCGTGCCCTGGTCCGATCCGACAGCCTGACGATCCTCGCCACCGGCGGTCTCCCGATCAATCGTGACTTCGACGTGATCCTCGACCGGGATCTCCAGCGCGCCGAGATCGTGTCGCTTCCCGTCGCGCTCATCCTCATGCTCATCGTCTTCGGCACCGTGGTGGGCGCGCTCGTACCGCTCGGCGTCGGAGTGCTCGCCATCGTCGGCGGGCTCGGGGGCGTGTTCCTCCTGACGCGCTTCACGGACGTCTCGACCTACGCACTCAACATCGTCACGCTCATCGGGCTCGGCACGTCGATCGACTATTCGCTCTTCATCGTTTCGCGCTTCCGCGAGGAGCTCGCGGCCGGAGCGTCGCGCGAGGATGCGCTCGCACGCAGCATGGGGACCGCGGGCCGCGCGGTCGTCTTCTCCGGCCTCACCGTGGCGATCGGGCTCTCCGGCCTGCTCTTCTTCGAAGGGACGTTCCTTGCGTCGCTGGGTCTGGCCGGCGCGATCGTCGTCGCGGTGGCCGTGGTCTACGCCCTGACGTTCCTTCCGGCGCTTCTCGCGATCCTCGGGCCGCGCGTGAACGCGTGGCGCCTTCCGTTCCCGCGTCGAGAGCAAAGCGCGACCGGGCTCTGGCATTCGATCGCCACCGCTGTCATGCGTCGTCCGCTGCTCGTCCTCGTGCCGACCGTCGCATTCGTGCTGGCCGCGGGCTCGCCGTTCCTTCACATCCGTCTGGCCAACGCGGACACGACCGCGCTTCCGCCGGGGTCCGAGTCGCGTCGTGGCTACGACATGCTCGTCCGTGACTTCCCCGGCCAGGAGCAGTCGGCGTTCCCGATCGTCCTGTATTTCGCCGACGGCGACCCGCTCCGCTCCGGACGCGACGCCGAGGTGTTCGCCCTTTCGCGCAAGATCGCAACCCTTCCGGATGTGCTGCGCGTCGAGGCGCCGTTCGATGACTCCGGCCACCTTCTGCCCGCCGCGGCGGTGACCGGACCGCACATCGCTGTCATACGTGTGATCACGGCGCGACCGGCTTCGAGCGATGCGGCGCGCGACCTGGTCCGCGCGATACGGGCCCTTCCCGATCCGGCCGGTGGCGAGATCCTCGTGAGCGGGCAGACCGCGTTCGACCTCGACACCATCGACTTCGTCGCCACGCATGCCGTCCGCGCCGTCGCGTTCATCGTCGTGTTGACGTACATGGCGCTGTTCCTGCTGCTCGGCTCCGTTGTTCTACCGCTCAAGGCGGTGCTCATGAATCTGCTCTCGATCAGCGCGTCGTTCGGCGCGATGGTGTGGGTGTTCGTCGACGGCCACCTCAGCCAGCTCATGAACTTCACGCCTCAGGCGCTCGACCCATCTGTGCCGGTGATCCTCTTCTGCATCGTCTTCGGCCTCTCGATGGACTACGAGGTCCTGCTCCTCAGCCGCATCCAGGAGGAGTACAAGCGCACTGGTGATAACACGCACGCGGTCGCCGAGGGACTCGAGCGCAGTGGTCGGCTCATCACCGCTGCGGCCGCGATCATGGTCGCCGTCTTCACCGGATTCGCGCTTGCTGATGTCGTGATCATCAAATCGATCGGTCTCGGCATGGCCGTCGCGGTCGCTCTCGATGCGACGTTGGTGCGCGCCCTCATCGTTCCCGCAGCCATGCGCCTGCTCGGTGGTCTCAACTGGTGGGCGCCGGGGCCGATCGCGCGCGCGCATCGTTGGCTCGTGCTCGCTGGGCGCCGCCCCGCATGA
- a CDS encoding GNAT family N-acetyltransferase codes for MAVVDVLRLGARLPAGYRARDFEEGDRDAFVAERNKEQHWMEQGSAEEWRYWDNLIKDATLLRVSVEAPDGSIAALADIGSGFTPRPDRSQFIGMTVLARHRRKGIGAALLVALEDEARRRDVPKLLGGANEGEKFALDWALGHGYRQIGRRIASYVELATFEPGAVR; via the coding sequence ATGGCTGTAGTTGACGTTCTTCGTCTTGGCGCGCGCCTGCCGGCGGGCTACCGCGCGCGCGACTTCGAGGAGGGCGACCGCGACGCGTTCGTCGCGGAGCGCAACAAAGAACAGCACTGGATGGAGCAGGGCAGCGCAGAAGAGTGGCGCTACTGGGACAACCTCATCAAAGACGCCACGCTCCTGCGGGTGAGCGTTGAGGCACCCGACGGCTCCATCGCGGCGCTGGCGGACATCGGCTCCGGCTTCACGCCGCGCCCCGACCGGTCGCAGTTCATCGGCATGACAGTGCTCGCGCGACACCGGCGTAAGGGCATCGGCGCCGCGCTGCTCGTGGCGCTCGAGGATGAGGCCCGGCGCCGCGACGTTCCGAAGCTGCTTGGGGGCGCGAACGAGGGCGAGAAGTTCGCGCTCGACTGGGCGCTCGGCCACGGCTACCGGCAGATCGGCCGCCGCATCGCTTCCTACGTCGAGCTTGCGACATTCGAGCCCGGCGCGGTTCGCTGA
- a CDS encoding GNAT family N-acetyltransferase, producing the protein MRHSSPARFADALDRARAAGIRITSFAETLEGKDAAAQEKWWRALYEAEAPMWEDIPFATPTPHWPYDRFYEAATSGQQLADLSLVAYAGDRIAGFTTTGKSKDKDGWTWMTGTAREYRGRGVARALKVEALTRAKRKGLRALGTTNDEPNKSMRGINAKLGYQMLPAHVELEKPLA; encoded by the coding sequence TTGCGACATTCGAGCCCGGCGCGGTTCGCTGATGCGCTCGACCGCGCACGCGCCGCCGGGATCAGGATCACGAGCTTCGCGGAAACGCTCGAGGGCAAGGACGCCGCCGCGCAAGAGAAGTGGTGGCGTGCGCTGTACGAGGCCGAGGCGCCGATGTGGGAGGACATCCCCTTCGCGACGCCGACCCCGCATTGGCCATACGACCGCTTCTACGAGGCGGCGACGAGTGGCCAGCAGCTCGCGGACCTATCGCTCGTCGCGTATGCCGGCGATCGGATCGCGGGGTTCACCACGACGGGCAAGAGCAAAGACAAGGACGGGTGGACCTGGATGACCGGCACGGCGCGCGAGTACCGCGGCCGCGGCGTCGCGCGCGCGCTCAAGGTCGAGGCGCTGACACGGGCCAAGCGCAAAGGGCTGCGCGCGCTGGGAACGACGAATGACGAGCCGAACAAGTCGATGCGCGGGATCAACGCGAAGCTGGGGTACCAGATGCTTCCGGCGCACGTGGAGCTTGAGAAGCCGCTGGCCTGA
- a CDS encoding MFS transporter has protein sequence MIRRLRDNGSPALAVLATISFVSSLGISIMLPLLPLYALSLGASPLQLGLMTSGFAVANGLAQFASGFLMDRYGARRFIVAGIGTYAAANVLIATAPTAIALIGYRFVAGLGGGVNMVATRLYISQTAEQASLAFFNSIISAANSAGSVLGPGFGGLVAAGGDLRAPFFIVAATSALAFVAALFLPRPKARAHDDAAAMVGGRAWNRTVFILLAGNLLLLIGFGGWVTSYAPFVTTRLGWSTFDVGIIFTIFGIGDITLGPWLGHLADRTGRRRMAVLASFPIFLFGFIVFFGLPKPFFYAISFFTGAALTAYNASWFALLTNAVPAARRGRVFGVVSAVAQTGTVIGALGATAIWQLTDVGGGLILASTAALGAGLVLLLLPAEIRPAASQAPRAPEASGTPASR, from the coding sequence GTGATCCGGCGACTCCGCGACAACGGCAGCCCGGCGCTCGCTGTGCTCGCGACGATCTCATTCGTCTCGAGCCTCGGCATCTCGATCATGCTGCCCCTGCTCCCGCTCTACGCGCTGTCGCTCGGCGCATCTCCGCTGCAGCTCGGACTGATGACGAGCGGCTTCGCGGTCGCGAACGGCCTCGCGCAGTTCGCGTCGGGATTCCTCATGGACCGCTACGGCGCACGTCGCTTCATCGTCGCGGGGATCGGCACGTATGCGGCCGCGAACGTGCTCATCGCGACGGCGCCCACCGCGATCGCCCTCATCGGCTACCGCTTCGTCGCGGGCCTCGGGGGCGGCGTCAACATGGTCGCGACCCGCCTGTACATATCGCAGACTGCGGAGCAGGCGAGCCTGGCGTTCTTCAACAGCATCATCTCCGCCGCGAACTCCGCGGGGAGCGTCCTCGGCCCAGGCTTCGGCGGACTCGTCGCCGCCGGCGGCGATCTCCGGGCGCCGTTCTTCATCGTCGCCGCCACGAGCGCGCTCGCCTTCGTCGCCGCGCTGTTCCTCCCGCGCCCGAAAGCGCGAGCGCACGACGACGCCGCGGCGATGGTAGGCGGCCGCGCGTGGAACCGGACCGTATTCATCCTGCTCGCCGGGAACCTGCTCCTGCTCATCGGGTTCGGCGGCTGGGTCACGAGCTACGCGCCGTTCGTCACGACGCGTCTGGGCTGGTCGACATTCGACGTCGGCATCATCTTCACGATCTTCGGCATCGGCGACATCACGCTCGGTCCGTGGCTCGGTCACCTCGCCGATCGCACCGGCCGTCGCCGCATGGCGGTGCTGGCGTCTTTCCCGATCTTCCTCTTCGGTTTCATCGTCTTCTTCGGACTCCCGAAGCCGTTCTTCTACGCCATCAGCTTCTTCACCGGCGCGGCGCTGACCGCGTACAACGCGTCGTGGTTCGCGCTCCTGACGAACGCCGTGCCGGCTGCGCGGCGCGGGCGCGTGTTCGGCGTCGTGAGCGCGGTCGCTCAAACAGGCACGGTGATCGGCGCGCTCGGTGCGACCGCGATCTGGCAGCTCACCGACGTGGGTGGGGGACTCATCCTCGCGTCGACCGCGGCGCTCGGCGCGGGGCTCGTGTTGCTACTGCTGCCCGCTGAGATCAGGCCAGCGGCTTCTCAAGCTCCACGTGCGCCGGAAGCATCTGGTACCCCAGCTTCGCGTTGA
- a CDS encoding ABC transporter ATP-binding protein has translation MGDTAIAFDGTSKRYRNGTVALREVTWSIPLGARACLLGPNGSGKTTSIRLLQGALAPTAGSVRLLGETVNGAHLGDARRRCGIVPQNAGMYADLTTAEYLELARRLYGRGDPGRAIEQFGLGEHRDKRLAQLSGGFQRRVVVAAALLSEPDLLLLDEPSVGLDPVAAREVHGYLGEAMKGRTTLLCTHNLAEAEALCDDVIILRAGEVLLHEPLAALRERQRPRTRLAALQPAEALAERVRAHGHIASVEDGGVIALIDARRDAPGLLRSMLSEGIEVYECRPLSATLEELFLEAVAR, from the coding sequence GTGGGGGACACCGCGATCGCGTTCGACGGTACTAGCAAGCGATATCGAAATGGCACGGTCGCGCTCCGCGAGGTCACGTGGTCGATCCCGCTCGGGGCCCGAGCGTGCCTCCTCGGGCCGAATGGCTCAGGCAAAACGACGTCGATCCGTCTCCTCCAGGGCGCGCTCGCGCCAACGGCCGGCTCGGTGCGGCTCCTCGGTGAAACGGTGAACGGAGCCCACTTGGGGGACGCGCGACGGCGCTGCGGCATCGTTCCCCAGAACGCGGGCATGTATGCCGATCTCACGACCGCGGAGTACCTCGAGCTCGCGCGCAGGCTGTACGGACGCGGCGACCCCGGGCGCGCGATCGAGCAGTTCGGGTTGGGAGAACACCGCGACAAGCGCCTCGCCCAGCTTTCCGGCGGTTTTCAGCGCCGCGTCGTCGTCGCGGCGGCGCTGCTCTCCGAGCCGGACCTCCTGCTCCTCGATGAGCCCAGCGTCGGACTCGACCCGGTCGCCGCGCGCGAGGTCCACGGCTATCTGGGAGAGGCGATGAAGGGACGCACGACGCTCCTCTGCACGCACAATCTCGCGGAAGCCGAAGCGCTCTGCGACGACGTCATCATCCTGCGCGCCGGCGAGGTACTGCTCCACGAGCCGCTGGCCGCCCTGCGCGAGCGTCAGCGTCCGCGCACGCGCCTCGCGGCTCTGCAGCCCGCCGAGGCGCTCGCCGAACGCGTTCGCGCGCACGGTCACATCGCGTCCGTTGAGGACGGCGGCGTCATCGCGCTCATCGACGCGCGACGGGATGCGCCCGGCCTCTTGCGCTCGATGCTGAGCGAGGGCATCGAGGTATACGAGTGCCGGCCGCTGTCGGCAACGCTCGAGGAGCTCTTCCTCGAGGCGGTGGCGCGATGA
- a CDS encoding ABC transporter permease subunit: MRPSSIRSLLWKETRQLGRNRTAMLTAALLPFIILFLAPIQLLVAVHFGGGPGIEDLRNSPLPGFADVTEPSQLLVQFFYPMLLVMGGLLLPSLTTTYAIVAERERRSLELLISLPVSVAEILAAKLLAVLAVTALIGLPYVAIVLTLLLILGIAGAATIPALLAPFLAAVACSICISLLLTLLARDFRTANNLSGAFVVPALLLTVGTLGAVGGPARTYVVAVILLALGAFALFAALRWVSFERYLD; the protein is encoded by the coding sequence ATGAGACCGAGCTCGATCCGCTCGCTGTTGTGGAAGGAGACCCGGCAGCTCGGACGTAACCGCACCGCGATGCTCACCGCCGCGCTGCTCCCGTTCATCATCCTGTTCCTCGCGCCGATCCAGCTACTCGTGGCGGTGCACTTCGGCGGAGGTCCAGGGATCGAGGACCTTCGCAATTCGCCGCTTCCGGGCTTCGCTGACGTCACCGAACCTTCGCAGCTCCTTGTGCAGTTCTTCTATCCGATGCTGCTTGTGATGGGTGGCCTGCTCCTCCCCTCTCTCACCACCACGTACGCGATCGTCGCGGAGCGTGAACGACGCTCGCTCGAGCTGCTCATCTCGCTCCCGGTCAGCGTTGCTGAGATCCTCGCGGCGAAGCTCCTCGCTGTGCTTGCCGTGACCGCGCTGATCGGCCTGCCATACGTGGCCATCGTCCTCACGCTGCTCCTCATCCTCGGGATCGCAGGCGCTGCGACGATACCGGCGCTGCTCGCGCCTTTCCTCGCTGCCGTTGCGTGCTCCATCTGCATCTCGCTCCTGCTCACGCTTCTCGCACGGGACTTCCGCACGGCGAACAACCTCAGCGGTGCGTTCGTGGTGCCCGCGCTGCTGCTGACCGTCGGAACGCTCGGCGCGGTCGGAGGTCCCGCGCGCACGTATGTCGTCGCGGTGATCCTCCTCGCGCTCGGCGCCTTTGCGCTGTTCGCGGCGCTGCGCTGGGTCAGCTTCGAGCGCTACCTGGACTAG
- a CDS encoding MFS transporter, with protein MATTRAGAAAVAKPTYGLPFVISAASAGTIVEWYDFYLYATLTPFLSPLFFPGDNPTAVQLSGFAAYAAGFLVRPFGAVIFGALGDIIGRKYTFLVTITAMGISTVLMGLLPTYASIGILAPIGLVILRLIQGLALGGEYGGAAIYVAEHAPDNKRGLYTSWIQTTATLGFFFALAVILYFRTTMAAADFASVGWRYPFILGAVLLAVALYIRIRLRETPLFARLKASNNAVTGAGNWASESFSGRKLGTILLVLLGLTAGQGVVWYQGQFQANFFMTTYLKLTFTQSYTVMLWAVALGTPFFLFFGWLSDKIGRKVIILAGCLIAAVTYIPIYHAMYDAAHVEYGPTGLITKANPDTLLLVGLVWIQVVYVTAVYGPIAAFLVEYFRAKVRYTSLSIPYHFGNGWFGGLLPLTFTGLVGATIPIATSYVPWLGIFDLRSMNTSTPPDPNGNIYLGLAYVITVALMTVVLGTLFLKEPKNVKIWSEVGGEEPGMMTEATPAE; from the coding sequence TTGGCAACGACTAGAGCGGGCGCGGCTGCGGTGGCGAAGCCGACTTACGGGCTTCCATTCGTCATCTCTGCAGCGTCCGCCGGAACGATCGTGGAGTGGTACGACTTCTATCTCTACGCGACGCTTACTCCGTTCCTTTCACCGCTCTTCTTCCCGGGTGACAACCCGACCGCAGTACAGCTGTCAGGGTTCGCCGCGTATGCGGCGGGTTTCCTCGTTCGGCCGTTCGGCGCCGTCATCTTCGGCGCACTCGGCGACATCATCGGACGCAAGTACACGTTCCTCGTGACGATCACCGCGATGGGCATTTCGACCGTTCTCATGGGTCTCTTGCCCACGTACGCTTCGATCGGCATCCTCGCGCCGATCGGCCTCGTGATCCTTCGATTGATCCAAGGCCTGGCGCTCGGCGGCGAGTATGGGGGCGCAGCGATCTACGTGGCCGAGCACGCGCCGGACAACAAGCGTGGTCTCTACACGTCATGGATCCAGACCACGGCAACACTCGGCTTCTTCTTCGCGCTCGCGGTCATCCTGTACTTCCGCACCACGATGGCCGCTGCCGACTTCGCATCCGTCGGCTGGCGCTACCCGTTCATCCTCGGCGCCGTACTGCTCGCGGTCGCGCTCTACATCCGTATCCGGCTTCGCGAGACGCCGCTGTTCGCGCGCCTCAAGGCCTCCAACAATGCCGTCACCGGCGCCGGCAACTGGGCCAGCGAGAGCTTCAGCGGACGCAAGCTCGGCACGATCCTGCTCGTTCTCCTGGGGCTGACCGCGGGTCAGGGCGTCGTCTGGTATCAGGGACAGTTCCAGGCGAACTTCTTCATGACGACGTATCTGAAGCTCACCTTCACGCAGTCGTACACCGTGATGCTGTGGGCAGTCGCGCTCGGCACGCCGTTCTTCCTGTTCTTCGGTTGGCTCTCCGACAAGATCGGACGCAAGGTCATCATCCTCGCCGGCTGTCTCATCGCGGCGGTGACCTATATCCCGATCTATCACGCGATGTACGACGCGGCGCACGTCGAATACGGTCCCACCGGACTGATCACGAAGGCGAATCCCGACACGCTCCTCCTCGTCGGCCTGGTGTGGATCCAGGTGGTCTACGTGACGGCGGTCTACGGACCCATCGCTGCGTTCCTGGTCGAGTACTTCCGGGCAAAGGTCCGCTACACATCGCTCTCGATCCCGTACCACTTCGGGAACGGCTGGTTCGGCGGCCTGCTGCCGCTGACGTTCACCGGTCTCGTCGGTGCGACGATCCCGATCGCGACGTCATATGTCCCGTGGCTCGGCATCTTCGACCTGCGTTCAATGAACACGTCCACCCCGCCTGACCCGAACGGGAACATCTACCTCGGCCTCGCGTACGTGATCACGGTCGCGCTCATGACCGTGGTCCTCGGAACGCTCTTCCTGAAGGAGCCAAAGAACGTAAAGATCTGGTCCGAGGTCGGTGGCGAAGAGCCCGGCATGATGACCGAGGCGACACCCGCCGAATAG
- the acs gene encoding acetate--CoA ligase, which yields MASDTKSTTALETFAQEDRRFPPPPDFAAKANANDAAIYQRAERDLEGFWAEQAKQLFWRKPFEKVLEWDAPYAKWFVGGELNISENCLDRHVKAGRGTKVAYHWEGEPGDTRTLTYRDLLEMTCRCANALKELGVGKGDRVAIYMPMIPELPAAMLACARIGAPFTVVFGGFSAEALSGRIVDSEAKVLITADGGYRKGSTVALKKNADDAVSQAKTIEKVLVVRRTKQDVPWTIGRDVWWHELVDKQKPECPAESLESEHMLYLLYTSGTTAKPKGIVHTTAGYLAGVATTHKLIFDIKHEDVYWCAADIGWVTGHSYIVFGPLANGATGVMYEGTPDFPDKDRWWRVIEKYKVSILYCAPTAIRTFMKWGAEYPSKHDMSSLRLLGSVGEPINPEAWLWYNEHIGGGRCPIVDTWWMTETGMILITPLPGITTTKPGSATFPFPGVGADVVDEGGKTVPLGGAGYLVLTKPWPAMLRGIYKDDKRYRETYWSKYPGRYFAGDGARRDKEGYFWLMGRVDDVMKISGHRISTTEVESALVSHPAVAEAAVIGREDPVTTQAIFAFVTLRGGKDAGEGLSKELREHVVGKIGSIARPKTIMFTPELPKTRSGKIMRRLLRDIANGTPLGDTTTLADSTVVESIRTASASGKEE from the coding sequence ATGGCGAGCGACACCAAGAGCACCACGGCGCTCGAGACCTTCGCCCAGGAGGACCGCAGATTCCCCCCGCCACCCGACTTCGCCGCCAAGGCCAACGCTAACGACGCTGCCATCTACCAGCGCGCGGAGCGCGACCTGGAGGGATTCTGGGCCGAGCAGGCGAAGCAGCTCTTCTGGCGCAAGCCCTTCGAGAAGGTCCTCGAGTGGGATGCCCCGTACGCGAAGTGGTTCGTCGGCGGCGAGCTGAACATCTCCGAGAACTGTCTCGACCGCCACGTCAAAGCTGGCCGCGGGACGAAGGTCGCCTACCACTGGGAGGGCGAGCCCGGCGACACGCGGACCCTCACCTACCGCGACCTCCTCGAGATGACCTGCCGGTGCGCGAACGCGCTGAAGGAGCTCGGCGTCGGCAAGGGAGACCGCGTCGCGATCTACATGCCGATGATCCCCGAGCTGCCCGCCGCGATGCTCGCGTGCGCGCGGATCGGCGCGCCGTTCACCGTCGTCTTCGGCGGCTTCTCGGCTGAGGCCCTGTCGGGCCGCATCGTCGACTCGGAGGCGAAGGTCCTCATCACCGCGGATGGTGGCTACCGGAAGGGGAGCACCGTCGCGCTCAAGAAGAACGCCGACGACGCGGTCTCTCAGGCAAAGACGATCGAGAAGGTCCTCGTCGTGCGTCGGACCAAGCAGGACGTGCCGTGGACGATCGGGCGTGATGTCTGGTGGCACGAGCTGGTGGACAAGCAGAAGCCCGAGTGCCCGGCCGAGTCGCTCGAGAGCGAACACATGCTGTACCTGCTCTACACGTCCGGTACGACCGCGAAGCCGAAAGGCATCGTGCACACGACGGCCGGCTATCTGGCGGGCGTGGCCACGACGCACAAGCTCATCTTCGACATCAAGCACGAGGACGTGTACTGGTGCGCCGCCGACATCGGCTGGGTCACCGGGCACAGCTACATCGTGTTCGGTCCGCTTGCGAACGGAGCGACCGGCGTCATGTACGAGGGCACGCCGGACTTTCCCGACAAGGACCGCTGGTGGCGGGTCATCGAGAAGTACAAGGTCTCGATCCTCTACTGCGCGCCGACGGCCATTCGAACGTTCATGAAGTGGGGAGCGGAGTACCCGAGCAAGCACGACATGTCGTCGCTGCGGCTGCTCGGATCGGTCGGTGAGCCGATCAACCCTGAGGCGTGGCTCTGGTACAACGAGCACATCGGCGGCGGCCGCTGCCCGATCGTCGACACCTGGTGGATGACGGAGACGGGCATGATCCTCATCACTCCGCTGCCGGGGATCACGACGACGAAGCCGGGCAGCGCGACGTTCCCGTTCCCTGGCGTCGGCGCCGACGTCGTCGACGAGGGCGGCAAGACGGTCCCGCTCGGCGGCGCCGGGTACCTCGTCCTCACGAAGCCGTGGCCCGCGATGCTCCGAGGCATCTACAAGGACGACAAGCGCTACCGCGAGACGTACTGGAGCAAGTACCCCGGCCGGTACTTCGCCGGCGACGGCGCGCGTCGCGACAAGGAGGGGTACTTCTGGCTCATGGGCCGCGTCGACGACGTCATGAAGATCTCCGGCCACCGCATCTCGACCACGGAGGTCGAGTCGGCGCTCGTCTCGCATCCGGCGGTCGCGGAGGCAGCCGTCATCGGCCGGGAAGACCCGGTGACGACCCAGGCGATCTTCGCGTTCGTGACGCTCCGTGGCGGCAAGGACGCAGGGGAAGGGCTCTCGAAAGAGCTCCGCGAGCACGTCGTCGGCAAGATCGGCTCGATCGCACGGCCGAAAACGATCATGTTCACGCCCGAGCTGCCGAAGACACGCTCGGGAAAGATCATGCGGCGCCTCCTCCGCGACATCGCGAACGGCACGCCGCTGGGCGACACGACCACCCTGGCGGACTCGACCGTCGTCGAGTCGATCCGGACCGCCTCGGCCTCCGGCAAGGAGGAGTGA
- a CDS encoding DinB family protein produces MTLTVTDDPPDRPAWVSETIRLLAEGTDDWRARLLARVEHATDTDLAAGSDDDWGIGQIAVHLLIIERGVSLIALRLAQGQEAGSTGQPRPAASAVTRPGITTLADKAAGALRRLRAEFPAEPNTGATARHPYYGDLNCFGWLLTLPNHYTAHLRALDQGTATAI; encoded by the coding sequence GTGACGCTCACCGTAACCGATGACCCGCCTGACCGTCCGGCCTGGGTCAGTGAGACTATCCGCCTCCTCGCCGAGGGGACCGACGACTGGCGCGCGCGACTCCTTGCGCGGGTCGAACATGCGACCGACACCGACCTCGCCGCGGGTTCGGACGACGACTGGGGGATCGGTCAGATCGCCGTCCACCTCCTGATCATCGAGCGCGGCGTCTCGCTGATCGCCCTTCGTCTCGCTCAGGGACAAGAAGCGGGCTCGACAGGTCAGCCACGACCGGCTGCGTCGGCCGTGACCCGGCCCGGCATCACCACGCTGGCCGACAAGGCCGCCGGGGCCCTGCGCCGGCTACGCGCCGAGTTCCCGGCTGAACCGAACACGGGTGCGACAGCCCGCCACCCGTACTACGGCGACCTGAACTGCTTCGGCTGGCTCCTGACGCTACCGAACCACTACACCGCCCATCTGCGGGCGCTTGACCAAGGAACGGCCACCGCGATCTAG
- a CDS encoding HU family DNA-binding protein, with protein MAGISKSETLNRLSEKTQLTKKQVGLVLEELAALAYKEARNGFTFPGVGKLVIVDRKARLGRNPATGETIQIPAKRVLKFRIAKQAKDSTLAKRGK; from the coding sequence GTGGCGGGGATCTCAAAGTCGGAAACACTGAATCGGCTCTCGGAGAAGACGCAGCTGACCAAGAAGCAGGTGGGCCTGGTCCTCGAGGAGCTCGCGGCCCTGGCATACAAGGAGGCCCGCAATGGCTTCACGTTCCCAGGCGTCGGCAAGCTCGTGATCGTGGACCGGAAGGCTCGCCTCGGACGCAACCCCGCGACCGGCGAGACGATCCAGATCCCGGCGAAGCGCGTGCTGAAGTTCCGGATCGCCAAGCAGGCAAAGGACTCGACCCTAGCCAAGCGCGGCAAGTAG